In the candidate division WOR-1 bacterium RIFOXYB2_FULL_36_35 genome, TTCCGCAATTTGTCATCCCCGCGAAAGCGGGGATCCATCTTCTTTTTCTTCTTCATCTAAATCCAAATCTAGATCAAGGTCATCTTCGTCAAAATCTTCATCAAGCTCTAAATCATTGTTCTTAGTTTCATTTGGTTTTTTTATTGCGGTAAGTTTCTTGTTTGGTTCAAGATCAAATAGATCATCATCTTCTAAGCCTAAATCATCCTCAAAATTGACTTGGTTTTTTGATTCAATAATACTCTCTTTGGGCTCTTCTTCAATTATGTCTTTATCAAAATCCTCATCAAAAAGATCATCTTTGTCGAGTTCTTCTTCATCAATATCTTCCTCAGGGACTATTTCTTTTGTTACTATGGGGTGAGGAGCCTCTTTGACTTTTGCTGTTTTGAGCGGGGGTTCTTCTGTTGTTTTTAATACAGGGGTCTTAATAGGTTCGTCATCTTTTAGTACGGGTTCTTCTAATATAGGCGCTTCTTGTTGGTAAATGGGTGGTTCCACTTTTACTGATTTTTCTTTTTCAAAACCTACAACTCTAACAATAATCTTGCCGTCTTTTTTCCCGGGTTGGCCGAGTATTACGCGGCCATCGGCAAGCACGATTTGGATGGCATCTTCTATCTTTTGTTCAAAGGAGACTACATCCCCAGGTTCAAGGCTGTAAATCTCAGACATGGAAAGGCTTGAATTGCCGATTGTTGCATGTACGGGGAGTTTGACCGAGTTAAATATTGAGGGTGGGATTTTGTGTATGGGGAGTGGGGAGGATTTTTTGTTTTGATTTAAATCTTTTAAAATGTTTTTGATAAAAGCTCCGCTATAACCGAACGTTATTCTTCCTATATTGCCATTTATGCTTAAATCTATAGGAAAATATACAAATGTTGATTGCAGGCTGATACTCTGGTCCGGCGTTAAGTTTGGCGCCCCGATTTTTAAAAACTGAGGATTTTGTAATACGTCTTTGAAAATAGTGTAATAGCTTGGCATGTATTCATTAAGGAAAGCATCCAAAACAATTTCTTCCGCTTTTGTCAATCCTCTTGACAGCCTTGATGTGTCTTGGCTTCCCAAAGCAAAATTTATCAATGAATCTATAGTTTGTAAATCAAAGGAGATAAAAATTTCATCGTTATAATTTTCGGTTATAATTTTGCCCTGAAAGATTAGCATGTTTGAAGATTTTATAAAGTTTGAATATACATTTTGATGGGCTTCTACGGAATATATTTCTGTCCCGGTTCGCATTTTTTCTTTAAGGGCTTTTGAAAAAGTTAAAGCAAAGTTGTAATGTAAAAGATGTGCTTGTTTTAATTCCTCTTCAGAGAGCCTGTCAAACCCATACAGGCCTAATTTTATCTTTTTGACAGTTGTTTGTGGCGGCTTATAGGTTGTCCAGTCGCCAATCATAGGCGTAAGCTTTAGGCTTCTTTTCTGCGGAGATATATCTGCTTTATTCTTTTCTGCCATTATTTTTTTAAGATCCTAGTCTGCTTATTACCTGGGAAATCATGTCTGATGCGGCTTTTACCATTGATAAGTTTGCGCTCATTGCTCTTTGATATTCAAGGGCTTTAATGCTTTCTCCCGTATAAAAGACATTTGATCCTTCTAATTGACCTGATTTAATGTTTCCTGCTGTGCCTCCTACCGTTAAAGGAATCGCGGGAGACCCTGATGCTAAGCTTTCTGCAAATGTTGTGCCGCTTTTTTGTTCAAGCCCTGATGGATTTTGAAAGTATGTTAATGCTATTTTATAACCTGTTGAGCCTCCCTTGTAAAGCAATTCCCCTGTCCCTTCATTCCATGAATAATCTTGTTGCCAGTCTCCGATCAATCCTGTTATAGGTGCAATAGTTCCCGCTTCATTTAAACCATAAAGTTGCATCCCTTTATCTGTTACTAAATTTCCGTAACTGTCAATAAAAAACTGTCCAGCCCTTGTATAAAGATATGATGAACCCCCATTATTTGAAACTATAAAAAATCCTCTTCCTTCTATACCTAAATCTCCCGGCGCGTTTGATTCAGCAAGCGCCCCTTGAGAAAAATCTAAACTTATATTAGCAATCCCGACCCCTTGTCCCAGTTGTACGGGGTTTGTTCCTCCGATATTGGAAAATGTGGACGCAGGAGTTCCGGATCTTATTAAATTTTCAAATATGGATTGAAAAGATGGGGAAAGTCCCTTATATCCTGTGACATCCATATTTGCAATGTTGGTAGACGTTATGTCCAACGCGGCATTGTATATTTCCATCGCATTTTGGGCCCGGCTCATAATATCAAACATGGAATTACCCCCTTATCGACAATAAGTTTTCAGGAGGGACTATTTTGTCTCCTATTTCAATTGAAAGGGAGCCTCCCTGAACAGAGACCCCTTTGACAGTTCCACTTACTTTTTCCCCGGTTTTTGGATCGACGGCTTCGACTATTTTACCTATAAGATTTGCTTTGGCAACCATCTGATCAAAGACTCCCGATGTTCCAAAAAGTGAACTGGCTGTCTGATTTTGAAAGGGATTGGTTGGCTGAAGTCCGCTCCAAAAAGTATCTTCAGTCTCGTTCTCTTCATTACTGCTCATCATTTTTAATATTTCTGATGTTATAAAATTTTGAAAAGAGGGGACGTCTAAAGATTTTTGTCCCGTGGCAGACGGCTGAAAAATGCCGTTAAAAGTATCCAGAGAAGAGGCATTTCTGTTTAGTATAAGATCATTTGCAAAATTATTAACCGGCAAAGAAATTTCCGTCATGTTCTTGTACCTCCACGATTTTTATTTGATCAAACTTAATATTTGCCAGATCAAGAGCTTCTTCTAATTCGTCAACTGAATCTTGAAGACTTTTCCTAAGTTCCGAAGAAGCTGATATTTGAATTGAAATAAGCCCGTTATGGCTTGCAAAAGAGAGTCCTATATTTCCTAATTGTTCTTCTTTAAGAAGGAGAGATAGCTCAACTCTTCTTTGGCTTTTAACCAGTTTTGCTTGTTCTACTATCTTATCAATTAATATTTGCAAGTCTATCTTTGAAACAGTATTTACATTTGTGTTTGCTTCAAGATTTCCCAAAAAGAATGTGGGGATGATTGTTGGGTTGGGGATAAATTTTATAAGCGCCTCTTTTATATCTTTTACATTGTTTAATATAAAATTATTGTCCTGTTGAGCGTTGCTTGGATCTCTTTGCGAGGTTAAAGAACTTTGCCAAGATTCATCTTTATGGAAGTCGGAAATTTTTTGTGCTTCTTTTGATTGATTTTTAGCCCCATAATCGGCATCTATGTTTGTTGTAAAATTAAAATTTAAAGGGAGAAATCCTACAAGTGACTCTAAACGTTCCCACGTTTTTGATGAGATCAGATTTTTTGTTTTATTTTTCAAGTCAGTTTGAGCTTTTTCTAATTTTTCATTAAAAGAGCCATCTGCACGACTTTGTTCTGCATTTGAGGAGTTTTCAACTCGGCTGACTTGTGAAACTTCTGTCACATTCATGCCTCCATACTTATTTTCGTAACAATAGAGATAAAACTTGTAAAGAAGTTTCCTGCCGCGGGGGAGACTCGAACTCCCAAGGGTTTCCCCATACGCACCTTAAACGTACGTGTCTGCCATTCCACCACCGCGGCATGCTTAAAAGTATATCATGCTCTTAGTGCGTCGACAACGTAATCAAGCTTCATACCGCGTGAACCTTTTACAAGTAAAACAACCCCTTTTTTAAGAGTGGTTCTTAGAAATTCTATCACTTTTTTGTTCGATGTAAAGTGGTAATTTCCTTTTATATATTTTGACTCTTTGCCTATTGTAATTAATAGGTCTATTTTCAGCTTTTTAGCTAGTTTTCCTATGTCTAAATGTAGTTTTTTTGAATTTTTACCAAGTTCCAGCATATCGCCCAGTAGCGCGATTCTTGTTTTAGCCTTATAGCTTGCGAACATAGTAAGAGCGGCTTTCATTGCCAACGGGTTCGCGTTGTAGCTATCGTTTATTATCGTAATGCCATCTCTTCTTTTTATGATTTCCATTCTTTTGCTTGAGGGTTTAAATTTTCTTAATCCCTTTATTATAGATGAATCATTAACCTTCAAAAGTTTTGCGATTTTAACAGCAACAAGGGCGTTTAATAAATTGTGGTTTCCCGGAAGCCTCACCCTGATTTCAGTAGTTATATTATTTTTGAGGCTGTTTCTTCCGAAAGTTATTATATTTACCCCTTTTGGAATGGCTTTTTTCATGTATTTAAAATATTTATCATCTTCTGGAAGAATTGCCGTGTTGCCGGGCTTTAAGAAAGAAAAAATTTCCGATTTTGTTTTTGCTATCTCTTTTTTGTTTTTAAAGTATTTCAAATGTGCTTCGCCTATATTTGTGATTACCGCTATTGTAGGCGCTGTAATTGCTGCAAGCTCTTTTATTTCGCCTTTTTTTTGCATCCCCATTTCTATGACTGCTGCTTTATGCTCCGACCTTAGATTCAAAAGGGTAAGCGGAACGCCTATTTCATTATTGAAATTTTCTTTTGTTTTTAATGTGTTTAGCTCTTGAGAAAGGACTGAGGCGATCATATCTTTTGTTGTTGTTTTTCCCGCGCTTCCTGTTACGCAGATTACGGGGATATCAAACTTCATCCTGTGATAATGGGCGATATCTTGAATGGCCTTTAGAGTGTTTTTTACTTTTATGACAGCGGCTTTTTTAGTTGAAAAAGATTTTGAAACGATTAATGCTGCTGCTCCTTTCTTAATTGCTTTGTCTAAGAAATTATGGCCATCAAACTTTGGGCCTTTTAAGGCAAGAAAAGCATCCCCTTTTTTTATTTCGCGAGTGTCGGTTGAAATGGAATTTATTTTTTGATTTAGATTTCCGTTTAGCAGTTTACCATTAGCGGCTTTTAATATTTCTTCTATAGAAAACATGATTGTATCATATCGATTGCTTGCAGATCGTGATCCCCCTTAATAAGCCATTCTTTATACTTTTCAATATTTAGGTTGTCGTCGCTCATATAAAACTTTTCCTGTATTTAAGATTTTGTTGATAAAGGAGCCTTCTTTTGCTTTTAATGTTTTTACTTCATCTGGAGTATATACAAATATATCCATAGGATAAATAATATCTTTAAGAAGTTTTCTCACTTCTATATCTCTTTCATCGCGACGAAGAGGGGATTCTTTAATGACTAGTAAATCTATATCACTGTCTTTCCCTGAAGTTTCTGATGCTGTAGACCCAAACAGGACTAATTTTTCCATATTAGATCCGGATACGATTTTTTCTACTATTTTATTAATTATAGATTTATAATTTTCCATTATTTATAAATTATAACACATAAGAAAAGGTTTTGTGCGGCCTCATATCGGGGATTTGCTTTAGGCTGAAACGAAAAAGCTATCTCCCGCCGATAACTATCTCGGGAATTCTAATTGTCGGTTGGGCGTCTGATACGGGCGCGTGGTCATACTTTCCGCAAACCCCCACCTGAAAACCGAGATCTGATCCTACCATGTCGATTGTTTCCAGAACTTTTGGCCCGTTTCCCGTAAGAATTGCTCCTCGGACGGGCGATGTGATTTGCCCGTTTTCTATAAGATAAGCTTCATTGATTTCAAAAACAAAATCCCCGTTTGTAATGTTTACCTCTCCTCCTCCCATCCTTTTGACAAAAAGGCCGTTTTTGACCGAACTGATAATTTCTCCAGGATCTGTTTTTCCCTGAGCTATTAATGTATTTGTCATGCGTGGCACAGGTTTTGTACGAAACGATTCTCTGCGGCCGTTTCCTGTTGGTTTTATTTCAAGTTCTCTTGCCGTGTACCAGTCATTTAGATAGCCTTTAAGAATCCCATTTTCTATTAAAATTGTTTTTTGGGCATGAGTCCCTTCATCGTCAAACGCGTAAGATCCAAATTTTCCTTGTAGAGTTGTGTCATCCATGACGGTAACAAGAGGGGAGGCGACCTGTTTTCCGATTTTGCCGCAAAAAATTGAAGTCCCTTTCATTATAAAGTCGGCTTCAAGCGCATGTCCGCATGCTTCATGGATAAGGGTTCCGCCGGCTTCGGAAGATAGGACTACCATCATTTTACCGGATGGGGCATGCGGGGCATCAAGCATTTTTATGGCTCTTTCTGCTGCCTTTTTCGCATATTCTGCGGCAGGATAAAGATCAAACAGTTCAAACCCGACAGTTCCTCCGGGAGCTTCGTAGCCTGTTTGCAAAACGCCATTTTTCTCGGCGATTACGTTTATAAAATATCTGGTGCGGATTCTATTATCTTCTACGTATATCCCTTCGGAATTTACGATGGTTACAGCCTGATTAGAGTCTGAGTATCTGACAGTGACCTGTTTTATTTTATTTCCAAAAGATCTTGCCGTTTTATTTAAAACCTCAATCATTCCTATTTTTTCTTCTATGGGGATTTGATCGGGTCTTTTTTTTATTGTTTCTAATTGAGATGAAATTTGAGGTGTAAGTTCAAAGTCGGCATTTGATTTTTTCCCTTTTATTAACGATGAAACTTTTATGGCGGCTTCTTTTAACGCGGTAAAAGATGTCTCTGTTGTTGATATATATGATGTCTCTTTGTCTGATATCAGCCTGATTCCGGCGCCCATATCTCTTCCGGATAAGATCTTTTCTATTTTGTCGTCTTCACAGAGGATTGAATTGCTTCCTGTCTCTTCAATAAAGACCTCAGCAAAATCTCCGCCGTTTCGTAGGGTTATCTCTAATAATTCTTTTAATTCTTCGCGTGAAAGCATGATTATTTAAGTCTCTTAATAAAGTTGAAAGGAGTTGTTATTTTAATGTTTTTAAAAAATCCTATTTCTAATAGATGCTTATCTCCTGTTACAATAAAACTTGCATTCCCATCGATAGCTGATGATAAAATCATGTTGTCGGTCGGATCTTTTGTTATTTTATTTACTTTGGATGAAACATATGTTAATTGTGTCAACTTTAAGATGTCTTGTTCTATTTTATAGAGGTGGTCGTTTGGTATGTTGAATTTGTCTCTTAAAACCTTTTGTATCTCCCACAAAATGTAATCAGAGGATATGATTATAATTTTTTTATTTCTTGCAAAGGCTATTATTTTTTGAGGAATTCCACCAAATAATATAGCTGAAATATAAACATTAGTGTCAAGAACAACCTTTTTCATCTCTTTGGACTTCTTATCTCGTTAATTGCTTCCTGTATGTTTTTTTTCTTTATTTTCTTTGTTTTTGCAAAATTTTTCCCCCAGAAGAATATTTCATCCCAATAATCTTGTTTTGGTTTTTCTAAAACAACTTCGTTGCCGTTTATCAGCTTTACCCTTAATATATCGCCTGTTTTTAATGGCATTTTTTTTAGTGTATCCGTTGGTATTTCTATAAGACAATTTTTTGCTATTTCATCCTTTGTCATTTTACAACCTCCTACAAGGCAACTCTTTTATTTTTTAATTATAAAGCACTTTTGCTTTTTATTCAAACTTAGATTTAGCGTTTGCTTGGGTGAGGACACAAGGCTGTCCTGCTTGTCTTAGGGCTTATTTCTTAGGGATTATACTCTCTAGCATTCACCCCGATTAGAAAATCGGGGTTCATACCTGAATCAATAACTAACAAATTGTCAAACATTACTCGAGTATGAAGGGCTTGTTGCATAATAGCAGTTTTTGCAATTTGTCATCCCCTCGAAAGCGGGGATCCATCTTGTTTTCTGAGAAATAGATTCCCGTTTTCACGGGAATGACCATTTTGCAACAGTCCCATGAATAATCGGGGTTAAAGTGACGTTATTTAGGGCGGAGCGAGGATTCTATGAAATTATATTTTTCTAAAACTCTTTCCGAGCAATTCTCCTTATTTACCATATCGAGCTTTGATTGAGCTTCGGTAAATAAATTAAAATCCATTAAAATTCCAGCTTGTATGATTAAAATTACATCTCTTTCCCATGGGAAAGCCAGTTTTAATTGAAGATCAAAGTATTTTAGTGCTTCGGGAAGATTGTGTTTTTTTAATTCAATTACTGCTTTATACTCATTTAATGTTCTTAATTGTAAATTAGATAGTTCTGATTTTCTTGCATCTAATTTTTGCAAAGTTTTTATTGTGTTACGAGGATCGTTTAACCTCAGATATAGTCTCGTGAGAATTAATAATGCTTCGATGGCTTCTTTGCTGTTTGGAAAATGATATTGTATGTCGTTGAATTTGATAAGCGCTTTCATATCTTTCCCCTTATCTAAGAGAGCTAACCCTTCATCCAATAATATTTCACTTGCAGATTTCTCATGGCCTGCCCCTTCAAATCCGAAATGGTGTCTGTCCAGCGCCTCCAGCGGGCTGGCCTCGTCGGCAGCGGTGATATCTATTTGTGTTGCCACAATTTTATCTTGTCTTACTTCTAATACTACGCTCCATACATGATTATGATTTTGTAAATATCCAAGAAAGAGATTCTCCATCTTCCCATTTGCTTTTTTAATTTCTGTAAATACAGCCTTAAATAAAGTTATATAATTTCTGCAAACTCCTCCACCTTCTTTTATTCTTTCCTCAAGAGGCTTATCAGGTCGATCTATTTTATCGGTTTTATCTTGGAATCTTAGCAGACTCATTGTTATTTGAGCTGCCAATTCGAGCGCCTGTTTTGGGGTTAGCGATTGAATCTCTGTACATCCTAATTGTGATGCTATGCTTTTAATGTTTACATTGAAAGTATTTTCATCGCTTAAATAGTAATAATCATAGTTTGTAACTCCGTATGGGTTTGTAAATATTGATAATTCAGATCCAAGTGATGGTTTGGTGGTTGCTTCGTTAGGGTTGAAATTGTCATATGGAATAGTTTCAACAGGCAAACTATCAAAGGAAAATCCCTTTCCTGTGAATTCAGAGGATTGAGCTATGGCCAGGAAATATTCAAGTTGTAACGACATTCTATCAACTATTTCCATATTATTTTCTTCCCTGGGGAAATATTTAAATGCTTTTGCTAGAAATTCTTTGGCTTTTAAAAATTCGCTATTCGCACGATAAAAATCATATAATTCATAGTTAACAGCAAAACTTTCTGGATATAAAACTTTGTTTCTATTTATGAAAAAATCTAAAGCATCTGACGCATTGTTAAATAATTGTGACCATGTTTCTCTTTCATCATTGTTGCTCATAGATAGCCCCATAAAAGAGATTGCAAATAGTGTCTTGCTGATGAAAAAGAAGGATCTAGTTTATGTGCTTTTTCGGCGTATTTTAATGCTTTATCTGGATTATTTAATTCCATAAAACATGTTCCAATATTAAGCAATATTGATGAATCGTTTGGCGATAGGCGGAGCGCTTTTTCATAGAAATCTATAGCTTTTTGATATTCTCCTCTTTCTAAATTTATTGTTCCCATCAAATAGTTATAGTCGTAACTATTTGAATCTTCACCCCGATTAGGAAATCGGGGTTTAGTTCTAAGGGTTTCTTCTAGGCGATCAAGAAGAAGCGCTGATCTTTCAAAGTTTTCTTTGCCACCCTGGTAGTAAATGGCATTATTTAAGGCAAGACTTATTGCCGCATCATCAGGATATAAAGAGTTTAACCTTGTTAAAAGTTCTTCCGCCTTTTCATATGCCATACATACAATATATGTATTAGCTAAACTATAAATCATAGATCTACTTAGAGGATTTTTTGCTAATCCTTCTCTCATTATTTTTATCCCTTCATCTGATTTCCCTTCATTTGCTAGATGGTTGGCTAGGTTTATATATGCTCTGACATCTTCAGGGTTCTTACTTATACATTGTCTTAGCATAGGCTCTATCTTACTTTTTATTCTATCTGCTTCCTCCTTTTTATTAGACAACATCAAGCTTTCATATAATGTTGCATAAGCCTGATAAAGATTTGTTGCTGAAAGATCAGATTCTCTTGTTAAAACAAGAGTTAGAATGTCTATCGCTTCACTGCAGCTATCAGTTGTTCCGGATGTTGTGCATATAAATCTGGCAATATTGATCAGCTCTTCACCGTTTTTATTTAGCTGCTCTAGCCCTTCTTTTGTCTTGGTAGCGCTTGCAAAAGCCAAACTAAAAGAATCTCTGGCTTTTGCAAGGCCATCTGATTCTGATAGATATATTTTCCCTAATTCATAATAGAGCTCTGAGTTGCCAGGAAATTTTTTTAATCCTTCCTCTAAATATCTTATTGCTTCACCTGTATTATTTGATAGGCTTGATATGTCGATAAAATTTTCATAGTCTGCTGTCCCATCTTCTATTTTTGTTTTTATTTTTAACATCAAATTTTCTTTTTCAGTATCAAAACTTATTTGTTCCCCTTTAAAGGTAAAGAGGGTCTCTTCTCCATTTTTAAATAGAATTGTTACTTTGCCTGTTTGTAGGTTTAGATTTTCTGGATCAGCTTTAATCATTTCTGATAAAAGTTCATAAGCCTCTGTAAGCTTGTTGTTGTCTATAAATAAAGATACTAAGGCAAATTTTACGTCTGTATTGTCTGTAAAACGTTTTAAAGCCTCTCTCCCCAAAAGTAGGGCTTCCTGTAAATCGCCAAGATCTTTTGTCATATCTATTCTTTCGAGGAATTTCTCAGGAGTCATGGTTGTGGGGAGTTGTTCAATTTTGGCTTGCAGGTCTAAAATGGTTGGCAAGGAAGCGGTAGTCGGCGGATGAATTTCGGCAACCTTAGCCCATTCAAATATTTTATCAGCATTATTTATATCTTTGCATTTTACGTATATGGGGAATATGATTCCCAATATCTCTTTTTGTATCCGCGTGTTAAATTGCGAGCCAAAAGCAAGCAGCCTTAACTCGGCGGCATCTTTAGGATTGTTTTGGGTTATGGGCGAATCTATGGGGACATTTTTTGCTTCATTTAAAAAGACCGTGAAAGCTTTTCCCATATTGTCGGGATCTAATTGATATTCTATATATTCCTGTTGAATTAATTCTTCAGCTGCCAATCTTTTTGTTTTGTCGGTAGGGGTGATCCTGTTAAGCTGAGCGTCTTTGTCAAAATAAAGTTTCCAGGCTGTTTCTTCCGAAATCCCTTCTCTGTCAGCATATTCAGAAACTTTTTGGCTGGCAAGAGCGGCCTCTGTTTCGTCAATTACTTCTCCTTCGACTCCTGATTGGGAACCTTTTTCGCCCGTTAATTTCCATCCCCTAGCTGCGATCGCGATAAAATCTATTTCCTGCGGGTTTATGCCAAGCGCTTTTAATTCTTCAGAATTTAATCCGTCTGAAAGATCGACTTTAACAGAATCTTTTGGCTGGGACTCGGAAGAGGAGGTTAAAGTTATGGTGTCTCCTTCTGTTTTTGCGTATACGAATGTTTGATCGGAGTTGTCCCCTTTGTCATTTGTCGCTTTGAGCTTTGCCAGTTGTTCCTGGCTTAAGTTTTTGTTGCCATATTTTAATATAGTGGCATAAGCATCACTATTAATTTTTGGTTCGCCCATAGATTTCCCCAAAAAATAAAATAACCCTACTAACAGGCATGCCCTCAAAAGGAAGACAAATTAACCCCCGATTATGATAATCGGGGTTAAGGTTTTTTGTATCGGGTAATATTTATTTTTCTATAGTATTTATCGTAATACCCAGCCAAAAACTTGTGCGATTGCAAAATAACCTGAAATTTCCATAAAACCATCCTGATAACTTCGCAAAAGAGAAAAGGGGGAATTTAAAATGACACTAGCCAACTATTTTGCGTTTGAAAGACCTAATCCGATTCCTGGTCGTTTATCTCAACAATTAAAGGCAACGAAGATTTTTAAGCGATTGAATATTCCAAATATCCGTCTGTCGGTCATTGAAGATTTTGCCGGTCATATAGTTAAGCGGTTTATTCCTGGCAAGGTGGATTTAAAGGAGTTTTTAGCGGATGTTTCAGGCTATGATTTTGGCAAAACGGCAAAAAAGAATTTTGGAGAATTTACTTTTAAAGCGGTATTCCCTTCTATTTTAAAAGCGGCAAGAAAAGTAGGATATGAATTATATCCTGACAGAAAACTGGTGAATAGTAATCATTTTGAAGATAATTTAAGAGTTATCTTGAGCAAAATGTCGGGAGTTACAAGGCTTATGATAGTTGGTATTATTGTCATGGGAAGCAATAAAACAATTCTTAGAGCTTTAAATGGATCTAAGACGCAATCGGCAATGACCATTTCTCTTGCAGCAAGGGTTATTGCCGCATTGGTAGTGGATAATCCAATAATGGAGAAGAAGGTCGGGGTTCCAACAAGGCCAAAACATATTCAAAAAGATCAGCCGGAAAAGCCTGATTTTATGTCTCTGCCAAATGCTTACAACAGTGTCGATTCTCTCCCCCATGAAGCTTTAAGACATCCTGATGTTGTCTGCATAGGAAGCGGACCCAGCCTTGCCGCGGTTGTTGAAATATTAAGAAAACATCCGAATAAAAGTGTCTTGATAATAGAATCAGGCGGACATTTGTCGAATGAGGAAAAAGGCGGACTCACTCAAATGAGAAGAACCGTTTTAGGATATGAACAGGCTGGATTGACGACCGCATTGGGTTTTGATTTTTCAAACGGTATTTCGAATGCTCTATTTGGGGCATCAATCCCCATGCCAAATTTGGTAGGGGGAGGACCCGGTATTTTTAGCGGGACAATAGAAGATCCAGAACCTTATATAATACGGCAGATTTTTTCCGGAATGAATGTTGATCATTTAAATGAAAGAGCTGAAGAGATGCTTGGGGTTGGCCTGATTCCAAAAGAATTAATGCCTCAGGGAAGTATAGAGTTTTTAGAA is a window encoding:
- a CDS encoding peptidase C69, with the protein product MLSREELKELLEITLRNGGDFAEVFIEETGSNSILCEDDKIEKILSGRDMGAGIRLISDKETSYISTTETSFTALKEAAIKVSSLIKGKKSNADFELTPQISSQLETIKKRPDQIPIEEKIGMIEVLNKTARSFGNKIKQVTVRYSDSNQAVTIVNSEGIYVEDNRIRTRYFINVIAEKNGVLQTGYEAPGGTVGFELFDLYPAAEYAKKAAERAIKMLDAPHAPSGKMMVVLSSEAGGTLIHEACGHALEADFIMKGTSIFCGKIGKQVASPLVTVMDDTTLQGKFGSYAFDDEGTHAQKTILIENGILKGYLNDWYTARELEIKPTGNGRRESFRTKPVPRMTNTLIAQGKTDPGEIISSVKNGLFVKRMGGGEVNITNGDFVFEINEAYLIENGQITSPVRGAILTGNGPKVLETIDMVGSDLGFQVGVCGKYDHAPVSDAQPTIRIPEIVIGGR
- a CDS encoding putative toxin-antitoxin system toxin component, PIN family, yielding MKKVVLDTNVYISAILFGGIPQKIIAFARNKKIIIISSDYILWEIQKVLRDKFNIPNDHLYKIEQDILKLTQLTYVSSKVNKITKDPTDNMILSSAIDGNASFIVTGDKHLLEIGFFKNIKITTPFNFIKRLK